The following proteins are co-located in the Nitrospirota bacterium genome:
- the hisIE gene encoding bifunctional phosphoribosyl-AMP cyclohydrolase/phosphoribosyl-ATP diphosphatase HisIE — protein MDVERLKFDTQGLIPAVVQDWRDGTVLMVAYMNREALQKTLDTKSVHFWSRSRKALWEKGETSGHKLQLKDLFFDCDGDALLVKVEPVGPTCHTGERACFFSRLDSPETKTSESWGGILERLYQMIQERKQQPSSESYTSKLLQGGVDRILKKVVEEAGEVAIAGKGGKKDEIVYETADLLFHTLVALGHHGITPQEIYQELATRFGKSGLRKEPTS, from the coding sequence ATGGATGTGGAGCGATTGAAATTCGATACGCAGGGGCTCATTCCGGCAGTCGTACAGGATTGGCGAGATGGCACGGTCCTGATGGTGGCCTACATGAACCGAGAGGCGCTGCAAAAGACTCTCGACACGAAGTCGGTGCATTTCTGGAGTCGGTCGCGCAAGGCATTGTGGGAGAAGGGTGAGACCTCGGGGCACAAGCTGCAGCTCAAAGATCTGTTTTTCGATTGTGACGGCGATGCCCTGCTTGTGAAGGTCGAGCCAGTCGGTCCGACTTGCCATACGGGTGAGCGGGCCTGCTTCTTTTCCCGTCTTGATTCTCCCGAGACGAAAACGTCCGAGTCCTGGGGTGGAATTCTTGAGCGCCTCTACCAGATGATCCAAGAGCGAAAGCAGCAACCATCAAGCGAGTCGTATACTTCAAAACTGCTGCAAGGCGGAGTCGATCGTATCTTGAAGAAAGTCGTCGAGGAAGCCGGGGAGGTGGCGATTGCCGGCAAGGGTGGGAAGAAGGACGAGATCGTTTACGAAACGGCAGATCTGTTATTCCATACGTTGGTGGCTTTGGGGCACCACGGCATCACACCGCAGGAAATCTATCAAGAGTTGGCGACTCGGTTTGGAAAGTCTGGCTTGAGAAAGGAGCCAACTTCATGA
- a CDS encoding DUF86 domain-containing protein, which yields MYVVSQLNLGVPQGSRDAFTLLQISGTVSADLATRMQHIVGFGNVAAHEYTRLHWDMVYAIITKQLEDLRTFSSTIVNAFP from the coding sequence ATGTATGTCGTAAGCCAACTGAATCTTGGCGTGCCACAAGGCAGTCGTGACGCATTTACCCTTCTGCAAATATCGGGCACCGTCTCAGCCGACCTGGCAACCCGAATGCAGCACATCGTTGGCTTCGGCAACGTAGCCGCACATGAATACACCCGCCTACATTGGGATATGGTCTACGCCATCATTACCAAACAGTTGGAAGATCTCCGCACGTTCTCATCGACCATCGTCAACGCGTTTCCCTAA
- the hisF gene encoding imidazole glycerol phosphate synthase subunit HisF, whose product MLTKRIIPCLDVKDGRVVKGVSFVNLRDAGDPVEVATAYDREGADELCFLDITASHENRKTIIDVVERTAARVFMPLTVGGGVRTLEDIRALLNAGADKVSINTAAVQRPEFVKEAAERFGTQCIVVAIDAKHRAVPAAGWEVFTHGGRKSTGLDVVEWAKRMAQYGAGEILLTSMDQDGQQQGYDLALTSAVSEAVSIPVIASGGVGNLDHLYDGFVRGKADAVLAASIFHFRTHTIPEAKAYLRQKGVAVR is encoded by the coding sequence ATGTTGACCAAACGGATTATTCCCTGTCTCGATGTCAAAGACGGCCGCGTCGTCAAAGGCGTGAGCTTTGTGAATTTGCGCGATGCGGGAGATCCAGTCGAAGTGGCTACGGCCTACGATCGCGAAGGCGCTGACGAACTCTGCTTCCTCGATATCACGGCCTCCCATGAGAATCGAAAAACGATCATCGACGTGGTCGAACGGACGGCGGCGAGGGTGTTTATGCCGTTGACCGTTGGCGGCGGCGTGCGAACGCTTGAGGATATTCGGGCTCTGTTGAATGCGGGCGCTGATAAGGTGAGCATCAATACGGCGGCGGTTCAACGGCCTGAATTTGTGAAGGAAGCGGCGGAGCGATTCGGGACACAATGTATCGTCGTGGCGATCGATGCCAAACATCGTGCCGTGCCGGCAGCAGGCTGGGAAGTCTTCACCCATGGCGGCCGTAAGTCGACCGGTCTCGATGTCGTTGAATGGGCGAAGAGGATGGCCCAGTATGGGGCCGGTGAAATTTTGCTCACGAGTATGGATCAAGATGGGCAACAGCAGGGATATGATCTCGCGCTGACGTCCGCAGTATCGGAGGCCGTCTCGATTCCGGTGATTGCATCGGGCGGCGTGGGAAACTTGGATCACCTCTACGATGGATTCGTCAGAGGCAAGGCGGATGCGGTCCTGGCTGCGTCGATTTTCCATTTCCGGACTCACACGATTCCGGAAGCGAAAGCCTATCTTCGTCAGAAGGGAGTAGCGGTTCGATAA
- a CDS encoding histidine triad nucleotide-binding protein has product MSECLFCKIVARTIPAALVYEDDLVVAFDDINPQAPTHTLVIPRKHVTSIAELQAADVELLGRLMLAGNKIAKIKGITDSGHRLVVNTGAHGGQSVLHLHLHVLGGRHLAWPPG; this is encoded by the coding sequence ATGAGCGAATGCCTCTTTTGCAAGATTGTGGCGAGAACCATTCCTGCCGCGCTCGTGTATGAGGACGATCTGGTGGTCGCGTTCGACGATATCAATCCCCAGGCTCCGACGCATACACTCGTCATCCCCCGGAAGCATGTGACCTCGATTGCTGAACTGCAAGCGGCAGATGTCGAGCTGCTCGGGCGCTTGATGCTGGCCGGTAACAAGATCGCGAAAATAAAGGGGATTACAGACTCCGGACACCGTTTGGTCGTCAATACCGGTGCACATGGTGGGCAGAGTGTCTTGCACCTGCATCTTCATGTGTTAGGCGGACGCCATCTTGCCTGGCCTCCCGGCTAG
- the hisH gene encoding imidazole glycerol phosphate synthase subunit HisH yields MIAIIDYGMGNLRSVSKAFEAVGHQAVVTRDLGVIRNASHVVLPGVGAFGDCMTNIERYGLAEPIRAAIQSGKPFLGICLGLQLLFEESEEFGTHKGLGIIPGKVKRFAADQGLKVPHMGWNNVMMERPCPLFEGIPDGSYWYFVHSFYVAPSDKTVAATRTDYGTAFVSSIWRDNVVACQFHPEKSQEVGLRLIKNFGAWA; encoded by the coding sequence ATGATTGCGATTATCGACTACGGCATGGGCAATCTTCGCAGTGTCTCCAAGGCCTTTGAGGCGGTGGGGCACCAGGCGGTCGTCACTCGTGATCTGGGGGTGATCAGAAATGCGAGCCATGTCGTACTGCCCGGTGTCGGCGCATTTGGCGATTGTATGACCAACATCGAGCGGTATGGGCTTGCAGAGCCGATTCGCGCAGCGATTCAATCAGGTAAGCCATTTTTGGGAATCTGCCTGGGACTCCAATTATTGTTTGAGGAAAGTGAAGAATTTGGTACGCACAAGGGGCTCGGCATCATCCCTGGCAAGGTCAAGCGGTTTGCTGCCGACCAGGGGTTGAAGGTGCCGCATATGGGTTGGAACAACGTCATGATGGAGCGGCCCTGTCCCCTGTTTGAGGGGATTCCCGATGGATCATACTGGTATTTTGTGCATTCATTTTATGTCGCCCCTTCTGACAAGACGGTTGCGGCAACGAGGACGGATTACGGGACGGCGTTTGTCTCGAGTATCTGGAGGGACAATGTCGTGGCCTGCCAATTCCATCCTGAAAAGAGCCAGGAGGTCGGGTTACGGCTGATCAAAAATTTTGGAGCCTGGGCATGA
- the hisA gene encoding 1-(5-phosphoribosyl)-5-[(5-phosphoribosylamino)methylideneamino]imidazole-4-carboxamide isomerase, with translation MLIIPAIDLKDGRCVRLRQGDMTAETVYSDDVPAVARQWQQGGATLIHVVDLNGAVEGEPRNLSQIEAIIRTVSVKVQVGGGIRSIETVRRYLGAGVSRVVLGTAALTDRSFLEKACLEFPRQILLGLDARDGKVAVKGWTSVSETKATDLLKELAGHDLGAVIYTDIARDGMLGGPNLVALREVVELSSFPVIASGGISRIEDVRAVQALGPRVEGAIVGKALYDGKLDYRAALAALGAE, from the coding sequence ATGCTCATTATTCCCGCGATCGATTTAAAAGATGGCCGGTGCGTGCGGTTGCGTCAGGGCGATATGACGGCTGAGACGGTCTATTCAGACGATGTGCCGGCTGTGGCGAGGCAATGGCAGCAAGGCGGTGCGACGCTGATCCATGTGGTGGATCTGAACGGAGCGGTGGAGGGTGAGCCGCGCAATCTGTCCCAGATCGAGGCGATCATTCGCACCGTGAGCGTGAAGGTGCAGGTGGGGGGCGGGATCCGGTCGATCGAAACGGTGCGTCGTTACCTCGGGGCTGGTGTGAGCAGGGTGGTGCTCGGCACGGCGGCATTGACCGATCGGTCTTTCTTGGAGAAGGCCTGCTTGGAGTTCCCTCGTCAGATTCTCTTGGGCCTGGATGCGCGGGATGGGAAGGTGGCCGTCAAGGGCTGGACATCGGTATCGGAGACGAAGGCGACCGATTTGCTCAAGGAGTTGGCGGGCCATGACTTGGGGGCTGTGATTTATACGGACATTGCCCGCGATGGTATGTTGGGTGGACCGAATCTGGTGGCGTTGCGAGAAGTGGTTGAGTTGTCCTCCTTCCCGGTCATCGCGTCCGGGGGGATTTCTCGTATTGAAGACGTGCGAGCAGTCCAGGCGCTCGGACCACGAGTTGAAGGGGCGATTGTCGGGAAGGCGCTCTACGATGGCAAGTTAGATTATCGGGCCGCTCTTGCGGCCCTTGGGGCTGAGTAG